Proteins from a genomic interval of Rhodothermaceae bacterium:
- a CDS encoding sterol desaturase family protein, translating into MEKYWDIFLSGYEAYSRYLWIEITVPHWQNYFYWLVGVSLFFFVFELFAPWRKEQKRFRHDFWLDLFYMFFNYFLFSLFIFNAASMVVVNLFNDALAIIGITNLVAIQVGNLPVWAQLLVLFVIRDFIHWNVHRLLHRIPALWEFHKVHHSVEEMGFAAHLRFHWMENVVYNGLQYIPLAMIGFGIEEFFIVYLVTLVIGHSNHSNIWIPLGPLKYIINSPQMHIWHHAKHWPEGHPYGINYGISLSLWDYLFKTASIPHSGRDIELGFEDLEEFPKTFVRQSLHGLGTGKKRKKSR; encoded by the coding sequence ATGGAGAAATACTGGGACATATTTCTGAGCGGTTACGAGGCCTACTCACGCTATTTGTGGATAGAGATCACGGTCCCCCACTGGCAAAATTATTTCTATTGGCTGGTTGGGGTTAGCCTCTTTTTCTTTGTGTTTGAGCTTTTTGCCCCGTGGCGTAAAGAGCAGAAGAGGTTCAGGCATGATTTCTGGCTGGATCTCTTCTATATGTTCTTCAACTACTTCCTGTTCTCGCTCTTTATCTTCAATGCGGCGAGTATGGTGGTTGTGAATCTCTTTAACGATGCGCTGGCCATTATTGGGATTACCAACTTGGTGGCGATTCAGGTGGGGAATCTGCCCGTGTGGGCACAGCTACTGGTGCTTTTTGTGATCCGGGATTTTATTCATTGGAATGTTCACCGGCTTTTGCACCGCATCCCGGCATTATGGGAGTTTCACAAGGTGCATCATTCGGTGGAAGAGATGGGATTTGCTGCACATCTGCGGTTTCACTGGATGGAGAATGTGGTCTACAATGGACTACAGTATATCCCTCTGGCGATGATCGGGTTTGGGATTGAAGAGTTCTTTATTGTATACCTGGTCACACTGGTGATCGGGCATTCAAATCACAGCAATATCTGGATCCCTTTGGGCCCCCTGAAATATATAATCAACAGTCCCCAGATGCACATTTGGCATCATGCCAAGCACTGGCCGGAGGGCCATCCGTATGGCATCAATTACGGGATCAGCCTCAGCCTGTGGGACTATCTATTCAAGACCGCATCCATCCCTCATAGCGGACGTGACATTGAGCTCGGTTTTGAAGATCTGGAGGAATTCCCTAAGACGTTTGTGCGACAAAGTTTGCATGGACTCGGCACCGGAAAAAAGAGGAAAAAGTCTCGGTGA